In the Urocitellus parryii isolate mUroPar1 chromosome 1, mUroPar1.hap1, whole genome shotgun sequence genome, GCGTCCACCCAGCCTCAGGTGCACTCAGGATGCTCATTcacagagagaggagggactCTGACCCTAGTACCATGTCTCCACTTTCCTCCTGGACTGAGGAAGAGGACAGATGAGCTCTGCTTGTTCATGGGAAGCCTGATTCAGGGGGTTCAGATCTAGAGGAAAAATAGGGAATTTTCTGCCCTAAAACTTATTTCCGtaaatcttaaaaatgttttcacctTCAAaaaatttgatcaatttttagcaaaatgttcataatatactgtttaaaaatatattctctcttaaagaatatgtttatttttaattcccacaaactttctgtttattttttaaataatatttaggttttacattttgttttgagtacattttttttttacccttgaTGTATAAACACTGTTGATTTCTGGTGTTAACCCAGTAAGCGATGCACATGGACAGGCACGTTTTCACCAGAAGTTCCAGATGTTCTTAGTATGTGACAGGGGTGCAGAGGAGCTGggaattactttttcttttcttttcttttttttgtttcaaattccattttcctCAGGTGTAGTAGAGATGGACAGGACCAACGGCAGCACCCAGGGCCACTTCATCCTCCTGGGTTTCTCTGACCGCCCCCACCTGGAGAGAGTCCTCTTTGTGGTCATCCTGGTAGCCTACCTGCTGACCCTGGTGGGCAACAGCACCATCATCCTGGTGTCTCGGCTGGACCCCCGGCtccacacgcccatgtacttcttcctcaaccacctgtccttcctggacctcAGCTTCACCACCAGCTCCATCCCCCAGCTGCTCCACAACCTGAGTGGCCGAAACAAGACCATTAGATATGTGGGCTGCGTGGTCCAGCTCTTCCTGTTCCTGGGCCTGGGTGGAGTAGAATGTCTGCTGCTGGCCGTCATGGCCTATGACAGGTTCGTGGCCGTCTGCAAGCCCCTGCACTACATGACTATTATGCATCCACAACTCTGCCTGGGCTTGGTGTCAGTGGCATGGGGCTGTGGGATGGCCAATTCTTTGATCATGTCACCAATGACGTTGTTGCTACCTCGATGTGGGCACAACAAGGTGGACCACTTCCTGTGTGAGATGCCTGCGCTGATCCGGTTGGCCTGCATCAGCACTGCTGCCGTGGAGGGCATCGCCTTCATCCTGGCCGTGGGCATCGTGCTGTCTCCCCTGGTCTTCATCTTGGTGTCCTATGGCCACATCGTCAGGGCTGTGTTCAGAACCCAGTCGTCCTCAGGAAGACACAGAATCTTCAACACCTGTGGCTCCCACCTCACCGTGGTCTCCCTGTTCTACGGGAACATCATCTACATGTACATGCAGCCAGGACACAGCTCCTCCCAGGACCAGGGCAAGTTCCTCACCCTCTTCTACAACATCGTCACCCCCCTCCTGAACCCCCTGATCTACACCCTCAGAAAGAAGGAGGTGAAGGGGGCACTGAGAAGGCTGCTGCTGGGAAATATAAGTTTAGGAAAGAATTTATAACCAAAGATAAATTTGGGAACTTCCGCTTACGTTAATCCTTACAAAGCTGGAGATGTTGAACCACGATTTAGTATCACCAATGTCTGTCAGAATTTCAGCAGGATTCATCACCAGCTTGTCCCTGACATTTAGTTTGCCTGGTGTACAAGTCATGCAGGAGTACAGCAGGGCTGACACCCAGAAGCAGGACTTAAGGGAAGGTCTGCTGACCACTGCTGATGCAGATATGGAGAAGGGCTGTGCTGTTCTCACAGCTAGGTGTTTGGAGGAATCTGTGTTTTCCACGCCtagaggggaaagggaggagggaaacaGCTCTTCCTTGAATGGGCTGTGGGATGTAGAACCATGAGTACAGTGCACTGAGGGTCTCATCCTAATTGCCCACCCTTGCAAACCTTGGTAAGATGCTGTCAACATGCAACAGAGTTTTGTTACCCTATCACTGTCTTTCATCAAGGGAGCAACAACAGCTCCTTTGCTTGGTGCATGTGTCTGTTAGAGGTTGTCACCTGCCATCCACAGTTACAAGGTCACCCTTCTGTTCCAGGCACTTGGCTGAACATCTTTCAGGGCTGGGTCTGAACATCCAATCACACTCCTGCTCTGGGAGGGACAGTGACAATGGATCCGGAGGAGAAAATGACCACGCAGCCTACATGCTGTCAATAGAATAAAACACCGCCTTGGAGACAGCTGGAGGAGGGAGGCCTCAGGCAGAGTGTCCAGGGACAGTTCTGAAGCCACATTCTGGCTGAATCTGCGTGATGAACAGGAAGACCCAGGAGGTGACTCTGGCACCAGGGCCAAGTTTGCATTTCCTCAGGCTGGAGTGAGCCTGTCATGCCCCCAGACAGGAAAGCAGCAGTGCCACCCGAGAGGGAGCAGAGTGCAGGGCTGAGCACCTGTAGCAGAGTGGAAGAGCAGGACTTGGAGCACGACACAGGGTGTCTTGGAGGAAGTTCAGTAATGTGCACCTGGTTACCAGGCGCGCCATCTGCTGGGAGGGCATCCCGGCTGCAGGTGAGCAAGCTGATGTCAGTCAGCAGGATGGCTTGTGCTGAGGCATCAATGCCAGGAAGCTCTGGGAGCCTCCCTGTGCTTTAGAGGTCCGGCCACAGGGACTGGAGTGGAACTTGTGGAGGGAGTGAAAACAGAGCAGGAGCAACCCCTGTGTTTTAAGCCTCACAATTAGACCATTTCTGGACACTTCCCAGATGGGAACAGCTGGAGGAGAAGCAGATGTGAATGGGAGGTAGACTGTTCTCTTAGGACAGATTATATCTGAGATAAGTTATAAACAGCGGCCTGAGGAAGCAGAAGAGATGGCAAGATATGGCAGGAGCCCTGTTAAGAAGGGCAGGCTGGAGGGAAAGCAGGAACTCCCCAGCATATACTCGTGACTAAAAGGCATCAGACTGTACCCTTCTATCTGGGCAGAAATAGGTAAGAGAAGTGAATTAAAATGAAGACTAAAGAAAGACAAAGTAAGGGACTGGGACTAAGCCCTAAGATGAATGCACATTTATAATCCAGGCAGAGGGACCGGGGAAGGCAGCATGGTCACTCATCTGGGGACTCTGCCAGGCCTCCCGCCCTGTGCCAGCATGTTCCCCCATCATGCCCTTGGTTCAGCGTGGTCACGTGAGCGGCTTTCCATAGCAGCACGTGGCAGATGTCATGTGGTGTCAGGCCTGGACCAGCTCCTTGTGGCTGGCGGCTACTGACTTTGTTCTCTTGGGGTCCAGCTGCGAGGCAAAGGAGCTCAGGTCAGAGTGCTGAATGACGAAAGGCCAAGGAGAGGAGGGTGCTCCACACCTGCCACTCCAGCCTGCAGCCTGGAGAGGTCCTCTCATCTGAAGCCAGCGCTCAGAGCATGCATGCTAGCAAGTCTCCTTAACAGGCTGCACACTGAATAGGGACGAATACAACTGTAAAAAATTGAAGACTCGTGAATAATAAATATCACAGTTATTTTAAGCCATTAGTGTTGGCATCATTTGTTTTGCAGCCATAAATGAGAAACTTTGCTTTTAAAACCTGACACTGGGGCTTAGAAAGGAAATAGATAAACGAGAAACTGGAAGGTTTTGTTTAACCTTTAAAGTTAAAGATGTGCTCAATGTGTTTGTAAATTGAAGCAGTGTTTCAATAAAAGGAGAATCTCTCATTGCCAAAGAGAAGGTCTAATGTTAGGACTGAGGTGAGGATTCCAGTGGCAACCAGGAAATTTCCATTGTAACACCTGACAGGCTGGCAGATAGTGAGCCATAGAGATGCAGAACAGTTCTTGGGCCCATAAAGGTGATTCATGGAGCTCCTGACTGCTCCTGTTTCTTGTAGCAGTGTAAGAATTAGCCACCAGTTGAGCCCAGTGAGAGGTAGAGCCAGGGCATGGGGTGCACACTGAACAAAGGGGAGAAGGTAAAATATAGCCTGAGCTGGAaaattgaaggttttttttttttttttaaactgatgattgaacccagggatgcactaaccactgagctatgtcctcagccctcttttatattttatttagagacagggtctcactgagttgctaagtgccttgctgaATTtctcaggctgactttgaactcacaatcttcctgcctcagcttcctgagttctgggataataggtgtgcaccacctaaCCGGGCAAAAATTGAAGGTTCTTTGCAAGCAGAAATCTCTTTTTTGATACTGTTGCttgttcttttgtcttttgtGGGCATGCATTCAAAATGAGATAAACCAGCACATTTTGTAGGTTTTCTTGAGAGGCATGTTCTGTTAGCAAACAGTGAAGTGCTTCCAGGCATGGGGctttgcctagtgtgtgtgaccAAAGACAAACGTTTCTCCATCTACAACCTACGGTTTGTAGGTTATGTTAGCCTTGCTTGCAAATGGTTTTTTAACAGGGATTGGAATTCCTGGAGTGAGGGATAGAAAcctatatatatactattttatcATCAGAGAAACTCTGAATTAGGAgtaattatttacaattttaaatattaaatttagatTCCAAGATGACGAGTAACCCTGGTTTCAAATaatggagagagagaatttccacTAAATGAAGAGCAGCTGTCAGAAACCGCTATATGATAAGGAACAGGTGCAGGGTgcttccccagccctggctgagTACTGTGCAGGCCTTTGTCCCTCAGCAGGGCTTGCATGCTGGTTTATCAGGACCATTCTGTGGCTTTGGAGAGGAACACCTGAGGTGGAATGCTGctctcctggcctctcccacccCCAGGACTTGATGTTGTTGATACCGAGCTCACTTCAACAGTGGAGGCAGAATTGTCAGGTCTCCACAGTGACTATCCTCTGTCTGTCCTGCACCACACGGACCTTTACACCCTATGGCTCACTTCTCCACCTGAGCTCCTTCTGCCTGGGCAACCTTTGACCTTTCACTGTCTCTGGTTTAAATCTTTGCTTTTAAAGTCTGTTCCTCACAAGGAGGGACCCTTGTGAGACCAGCTTCTTTCACCTGGCAACATGCTTTGGCAAACACCCTTACCCTGGTTTCTTTGTCCCTCTGGGTGATACTCTGCTGTGGGGGAGCCACACTTTATCCATCCACCTCTTAAACAGTGtcttggttgcttccagtttGTGGTGAATGAATGAAGCCACATTCTTATAAAGATTTTGTTTGGCTCTACATTTAGAAATCAGTTGGGTAAATAGTCAAAAGTGGACCACATGGAAGAACATGTGTGTCTGCAAGAAACTGCCAAAGCACCATCAGAGTGGTTCTCTTGCTTTGCATTTGCACTAGCAAGGACAGAGCACCCTTTGTGCTGTGCATGGGAAGGGCACACCAGCTCTGCTCATGTTTTAGGCTCCTTCTATCAGGTGTGTAGTGGTGTCACACCGGTGGTTTAGATTTCATTTCTCTAAGGAAGATGGTGACTGGCACCTCCTTATTTACCATCCATGTATCTTCTGAGCTGAAGTGTTTTTCagatcttttgtccattttaattttttcccctttttattgtttccttttaggagttttagtatattttgaaaacaagttCATTATCTGTTTATCTATCATCTTTTGGTTCTGGAAATTGATTCCAGGGCTGAAAACagttatagccccagccctttttttattttgagacaggatcttgctaagttgctgagactgactttgaacttgtgaacttcctgccccagcctcctgagttgctggggttatgggtatgcaccactgtgcctggctacataTGTAGCATatgtagtggttttttttttttttggcgggggagaaatattttttagctatagatggacataatatctttatttttatttatgtattgttatgtggtgctgagggtcgaacccagtgcctacacatgtgaagcaagtgttctaccactgaactacaaccccagccccgacgTATGTAgtgtttttacaaatatttccctCAGTCTGTGGCATGTTTTCCTCCATGGTCCTTGAATACTGATGACTCCAGAAGTCCTTCATTTTATAAAGGTTCATTCTATCACATTCACCTTTGTTGGAGCAAGCTTGGATCTTGTATGTGAAAACTGCCAAGCCCAGCAGTCTAGACTTTCTGTGTTCTTGATGAGGCTGTAGAGTTCTGCATTTCATGTTGAGGTATATGGTATATTTAAGTTAGCTTTTCAGCAGGTGGAAGTGTCCAGATCAATCACCTTACTCTGGGACCATACTCTGCCAGTGAGTAAGGAAATTCAAAGCCCACAGGACTCTGCCACAGAGACTTGGGCCACAGTACAACCCTGCCCGCACTGTCCTCTAAGGAACTGACCCTGTTTTCCCTGCCTTCCCTCAGGCAGGCTGTGGCCTAATTATAAACTGTCCTTCAAATGCTGAGCTCAGTGGAGTTTGTTTCTTtggaaacacataaataaaaatatcattgagTCACAGAATCACCAGCACCAGAAGCCTCCTTCTGAAGAAGGCCATGAGGCAATCTAGCTCAGAATTTCACATTTTCCCTTTGGATCTAGATCATGTCTGTTTCTTGGcttcatgattttttattgctCTCAGCTATATTACTTATAGTGTAAGCAATTGGTTCTTTGGTTCTTCACCTATAAAACTGGATGATATCAGGGTATATGGTATATATGGTCTGTGGGTATAAAGTTAATTTGTTATTACAAATTTCTTGGAAGAATGCCAGGTACACACAGGATATTTAGAGCTATACCTCTTAGGTtgactttgaattttataaaagagtACAAATTAGCTCACAAAAATGTAGTTTTACTCACCTGCTGACATCCTCAAACACACAGATTATATGGAATTATGCAAgaattaacatattttttctatttttattattatcaatattatttttctcaatgaCAAGTGTGCTTTATTTCTTGCTGTTGTACCTTATGGTCCATTGATAGACATGTATTTTGCAATGGTCAGCTTTGACCAGTTAGCAGATGCAGTACCTTGTGCACTTGGAGATTTTTTGTCCTGACAGCACTTAATCTCTATCTTCTCAGCTGTTTTCAACATGACATTTATGATTATAGCTGAGGTCATCATGCCTCATGAAATTGTTCTTCTTGTGTAACAGAAATTCTGCTTCCTTTGAATACCTGCCAGGGCCACCTCTGTTTCCCAGAAGCCCTGTTGACCACGGTGCTTCTAAGAATGAGTATCACTCCTCAGACTCCAGAGTCAAGGTCATGTGCTGCTTGTTCTGCTGAGCCTGGCTTGTTTCACacaatgtcctccaggtcacccATTGTCACTAGTGAGAGACTGTCCCTCCTCTCTAATGCTGAGTGGTACGATGTCTCCTGAACACACGTGTTTTCTCAATCCATTCATTTGCTGACGCGCACCTGGGTTAATTCTGTGCCTTGGCACTGGGAATGACGCTGCCATATGCTAGAGACACAGACTTTCTTTGACACACTGACTCCTGTGGTTTGAGGACACACCCTGCTGAGGACTGCTGCATCCTATGGTAGTTCTACCTTAGGTTTTCCAGGAGCCACTAGACCTTTTCCCTAAGTGACTGCATCAATTATCATTCCCATTAGCAAAgtgtgtgtttccttttctctgaatTCTCACAAACATGTAgctttgttttttgataatagccattcaaATAAATAGGTAtgaagtgaacaaataaataggTATGAAGTGGCATCTCTAtggctttaatttgaatttcacttATGATTGATGATGTTAAACATTCTTCAAACATCTGTTgattctttgtaaatttttttagtgGAATCCTTATCAAATCACTTGACCATTTAACCATTGattattttcttgctattgagttgtttaAGTAATATGAATAATTCAGCTCCAGTTCCCCTGATCTTATCCAACATATTTACAGTCATACAGCATGtattatcacagaaaaaaatttgtttaatatttttttcattctgctaagaaatactgaaaatgagGTAAtcaaatagaaatgcaaatcaacaccaGGAGGCACCTCACACAATCCAAAATCATTACTGTCAACATGTCATTATATCCAACCAAGCTCCCTGCAAAAGAGTCACcaaattcttagaagaaacaaaatataatgatttGCATTACAGTTACAAAAAAGAAGGCAGAATGTGAAAACAAttttggaaacaatttaaatttttatattcatcttgtataagttttagaatttcagttggattttaaaatttgcacaGTAATatttcaggaattaaaaaaaataacccatggctttatttatttatttttatttgctattttttgtcAATCTAAAAAATGGAGagacaagattttttaaaattctccttttcATAAAGAAGCATGATTTTCTCTCTAGGTCGAAGTATTTTGAACATGTGTCTGCATTTTTATGCTAATTGAATTATTGTCAGGATGGTGGCCACTCCATCAAGTGTGAGATCTCAGCTGCTTGGCAGAGGAGAGTGGGAAATCATCACCCAGGAGTGTATTCCCTATGTGACCTCTGCTGTCACCTGCCAGTAACAGGGTTTCCTTGGAGAGTGGAAGAGAATGAAAGCAGTCCTCTCTGAAGCAGGCAGCCATGTAGGCAGCTGGGATTATAATCAGCTTCTAGACATCGTTTAGAGGATGCACCACATTGGTGCCAGAGACCCAGACCATCAGGGGGGCAACCACATACCTTCTGAGATCTGTGGCAGCTCCCAG is a window encoding:
- the LOC144256752 gene encoding olfactory receptor 2W3-like codes for the protein MDRTNGSTQGHFILLGFSDRPHLERVLFVVILVAYLLTLVGNSTIILVSRLDPRLHTPMYFFLNHLSFLDLSFTTSSIPQLLHNLSGRNKTIRYVGCVVQLFLFLGLGGVECLLLAVMAYDRFVAVCKPLHYMTIMHPQLCLGLVSVAWGCGMANSLIMSPMTLLLPRCGHNKVDHFLCEMPALIRLACISTAAVEGIAFILAVGIVLSPLVFILVSYGHIVRAVFRTQSSSGRHRIFNTCGSHLTVVSLFYGNIIYMYMQPGHSSSQDQGKFLTLFYNIVTPLLNPLIYTLRKKEVKGALRRLLLGNISLGKNL